One genomic window of Micromonospora sp. WMMD1128 includes the following:
- a CDS encoding LacI family DNA-binding transcriptional regulator has translation MTTQRTRSLGRPTLDAVAARAGVGRGTVSRVVNGSPQVSPEARAAVQQAIAELGYVPNRAARALVTQRTDSVALVVSESGERVFTEPFFAAIVRGVSSGLLETPMQLWLAMVQSPIERERVEHHLTNQHVDGVLLLSLHDADPLPTLLEERGLPAVLGGRPARMLHPNAQPAWFVDVDNVGGARQAVEHLFTQGRRRVATIAGPQDMGAGLARLSGYREAVRAAGSAVEAGMIAYGDFSEGSGTAAMRRLLDACPDLDAVFVASDLMAFGALRALREAGRRVPEDVAVVGFDDAPVSRQADPPLTTVFQPVEEMGRQMARMLVARIRGEDVPSPHVLLDTELIHRASA, from the coding sequence ATGACAACGCAGCGCACCCGCTCGCTCGGGCGCCCGACCCTCGACGCGGTCGCGGCGCGCGCCGGCGTCGGGCGCGGCACGGTCTCCCGCGTGGTCAACGGCTCGCCGCAGGTCAGTCCGGAAGCCCGGGCCGCCGTCCAGCAGGCCATCGCCGAGCTGGGGTACGTGCCCAACCGGGCCGCCCGGGCGCTCGTCACCCAGCGGACCGACTCGGTTGCCCTGGTCGTCTCCGAGTCGGGGGAGCGGGTCTTCACCGAGCCGTTCTTCGCGGCGATCGTCCGGGGCGTCAGTTCCGGGCTGCTGGAGACGCCGATGCAGCTCTGGCTGGCCATGGTGCAGTCGCCGATCGAGCGGGAGCGGGTCGAGCACCACCTGACCAACCAGCACGTGGACGGCGTACTCCTGCTCTCTCTGCACGACGCCGACCCGCTGCCCACACTGCTCGAGGAGCGCGGCCTGCCGGCAGTGCTCGGTGGCCGGCCGGCCCGGATGCTGCACCCGAACGCCCAGCCGGCGTGGTTCGTCGACGTCGACAACGTCGGCGGCGCCCGGCAGGCGGTGGAGCACCTGTTCACCCAGGGGCGGCGGCGGGTCGCCACCATCGCCGGCCCGCAGGACATGGGCGCCGGCCTGGCCCGGCTCTCCGGCTACCGGGAGGCGGTGCGGGCCGCCGGGAGCGCGGTCGAGGCGGGCATGATCGCGTACGGGGACTTCAGCGAGGGCAGCGGCACCGCCGCCATGCGCCGGCTGCTGGACGCCTGCCCGGATCTGGACGCCGTCTTCGTCGCCTCCGACCTGATGGCCTTCGGCGCGTTGCGCGCGCTGCGTGAGGCCGGTCGCCGGGTGCCGGAGGACGTCGCGGTGGTCGGCTTCGACGACGCCCCGGTCTCCCGGCAGGCCGACCCGCCGCTGACCACGGTGTTCCAGCCGGTGGAGGAGATGGGCCGGCAGATGGCCCGCATGCTCGTCGCCCGCATCCGCGGTGAGGACGTGCCCTCGCCACACGTCCTGCTGGACACCGAACTCATCCACCGCGCCTCCGCCTGA
- a CDS encoding amino acid-binding protein → MLLRVRVTLPDRPGTLGQVARTLGVSGADIVQVVVLERLGGRAVDDFTVVWPGAARVERLLAGLAAIPGVRVDGVWRAIGAPTTTGQDAELLAQVAANPTDGVATLVDAVPGLLAADWAVAAVVPLDWASRSGGSGSATVGHASWRAPAPPRLPEVTPLRARAMTSPEGHHYAVAPFGRAGLVLVVSRDHSEPLSAAGFHSTEVDRLAQLVRASAVILGDRLDLVGAPPVTTVT, encoded by the coding sequence ATGCTGCTGCGAGTTCGGGTGACCCTGCCGGACCGACCGGGCACGCTCGGCCAGGTGGCCCGGACACTCGGTGTCTCCGGCGCCGACATCGTGCAGGTGGTGGTGCTGGAGCGGCTCGGCGGGCGGGCGGTCGACGACTTCACCGTGGTCTGGCCGGGCGCGGCGCGGGTGGAACGGCTGCTCGCCGGGCTGGCCGCGATCCCCGGCGTACGGGTGGACGGGGTGTGGCGGGCGATCGGCGCGCCGACCACCACCGGCCAGGACGCGGAGCTGCTCGCGCAGGTGGCGGCGAACCCGACCGACGGGGTGGCCACGCTCGTCGACGCGGTGCCGGGGCTGCTCGCCGCGGACTGGGCGGTGGCCGCGGTCGTGCCGCTGGACTGGGCGTCGCGCAGCGGCGGGTCCGGCTCGGCCACGGTCGGGCACGCGAGCTGGCGCGCGCCGGCGCCGCCCCGGCTGCCCGAAGTGACCCCGTTGCGGGCCCGCGCCATGACCAGCCCGGAGGGGCACCACTACGCGGTGGCGCCGTTCGGCCGGGCCGGCCTGGTCCTCGTGGTCTCCCGTGACCACAGCGAACCGCTCTCGGCGGCCGGGTTCCACTCCACCGAGGTGGACCGGCTCGCCCAGCTCGTCCGCGCCAGCGCGGTGATCCTCGGCGACCGGCTCGACCTGGTGGGCGCGCCGCCCGTGACCACCGTCACCTGA
- a CDS encoding carbohydrate ABC transporter permease, translating into MTTTTLRPPARPTAPAKATHQAERLWKASPLTWVGLVLGVLLSLFPFYWMIVIASRTNDAANSWPPPFLPGGKLGENIERVLSNSDANIVKGLMNSFLVSGTITIATVFFGSLAGFAFAKLRFRGKNALLLIILASMMVPIQLGVLPLYILMAKLEWLNTMPSVTVPFLIGGFGIFMMRQYAEQAVPNELIEAARVDGCSTWKVYWHVVMPALRPAAAVLGLLTFMEQWNQFFWPFVVLADPSNPTVQISLRSLNTAYFADNSQIFAGTLIATLPLFVVFVLFGRQIIGGIMEGAVKS; encoded by the coding sequence ATGACGACCACCACGCTCCGTCCACCCGCCCGGCCGACCGCGCCGGCGAAGGCCACCCACCAGGCCGAGCGGCTCTGGAAGGCCAGCCCGCTCACCTGGGTCGGGCTGGTCCTCGGCGTGCTCCTGTCGCTGTTCCCGTTCTACTGGATGATCGTGATCGCCTCGCGGACCAACGACGCGGCCAACTCCTGGCCGCCGCCGTTCCTGCCCGGCGGCAAGCTCGGCGAGAACATCGAGCGGGTGCTGTCGAACAGCGACGCCAACATCGTCAAGGGCCTGATGAACTCGTTCCTGGTCTCCGGGACGATCACCATCGCCACGGTCTTCTTCGGCTCGCTCGCCGGGTTCGCGTTCGCCAAGCTCCGCTTCCGGGGCAAGAACGCGCTGCTGCTGATCATCCTCGCCTCGATGATGGTGCCGATCCAGCTCGGTGTGCTCCCGCTCTACATCCTGATGGCGAAGCTCGAGTGGTTGAACACCATGCCGTCGGTGACCGTGCCGTTCCTCATCGGCGGCTTCGGGATCTTCATGATGCGCCAGTACGCGGAGCAGGCGGTCCCGAACGAGCTGATCGAGGCCGCCCGGGTGGACGGCTGCTCCACCTGGAAGGTGTACTGGCACGTGGTGATGCCCGCGCTGCGCCCCGCCGCCGCGGTGCTCGGCCTGCTCACCTTCATGGAGCAGTGGAACCAGTTCTTCTGGCCGTTCGTGGTGCTGGCCGACCCGTCCAACCCCACCGTCCAGATCTCGCTGCGGAGCCTCAACACCGCCTACTTCGCCGACAACTCGCAGATCTTCGCCGGTACGTTGATCGCGACCCTGCCCCTGTTCGTCGTGTTCGTTCTGTTCGGCCGCCAGATCATCGGCGGCATCATGGAAGGCGCCGTCAAGTCGTGA
- a CDS encoding GH1 family beta-glucosidase, which produces MSNPASPPAVGVLDGGPALTFPPGFLWGAATAAYQIEGAAAEGGRTPSIWDTFSHTEGRTVSGHTGDVACDHYHRMSDDVRLMADLGLRSYRFSVSWPRVQPGGAGAVNQEGMDFYHRLVDELLGHGIEPWVTLYHWDLPQPLEDAGGWPARDTAGRFAEYSALVADALGDRVKYFTTLNEPWCSAFLGYGSGVHAPGRSNGADAVRAGHHLMLGHGLAVQAVRASRPEAELGITVNLYPVTPATDSPADADAARRIDALANRFFLDPVLRGAYPADLVADLRGVTDFGHVRDGDLAIISTPLDMVGVNYYSRHVVAAPVEGTEPEPYWRASSCWPGSEAVRFVTRGVPVTDMDWEIDAPGLVETLERVHREYTDLPLYVTENGSAFVDTLVDGRVDDPDRLAYFASHLRASHAAIEAGVPLKGYFAWSLMDNFEWAWGYTKRFGMVYVDYDSQARIAKSSARWYADVIRRNGLAAQ; this is translated from the coding sequence GTGAGCAACCCAGCCAGCCCGCCCGCCGTCGGCGTTCTCGACGGGGGCCCGGCCCTGACCTTCCCGCCCGGCTTCCTCTGGGGTGCGGCCACCGCCGCGTACCAGATCGAGGGCGCCGCGGCGGAGGGTGGCCGTACGCCGTCGATCTGGGACACCTTCAGCCACACCGAGGGTCGGACGGTGTCCGGGCACACCGGCGACGTGGCCTGCGACCACTACCACCGGATGTCGGACGATGTGCGGCTGATGGCCGACCTGGGGCTGCGGTCCTACCGCTTCTCCGTCTCCTGGCCGCGGGTGCAGCCGGGCGGCGCCGGCGCGGTCAACCAGGAGGGGATGGACTTCTATCACCGCCTGGTCGACGAGCTGCTCGGCCACGGCATCGAGCCCTGGGTGACGCTCTACCACTGGGACCTGCCCCAGCCGCTGGAGGACGCCGGCGGCTGGCCGGCGCGGGACACCGCCGGCCGGTTCGCCGAATACTCGGCGCTCGTCGCCGACGCTCTCGGCGACCGGGTGAAGTATTTCACCACGCTCAACGAGCCCTGGTGCTCGGCGTTCCTCGGCTACGGTTCCGGCGTGCACGCGCCGGGGCGGTCGAACGGCGCGGACGCGGTCCGGGCCGGCCACCACCTGATGCTCGGGCACGGCCTGGCCGTGCAGGCGGTGCGGGCGTCCCGCCCGGAGGCGGAGCTCGGCATCACGGTCAACCTCTACCCGGTCACCCCGGCCACCGACTCGCCGGCGGACGCCGACGCGGCCCGTCGCATCGACGCGCTCGCCAACCGTTTCTTCCTCGACCCGGTGCTGCGCGGCGCGTACCCGGCCGACCTGGTCGCCGACCTGCGCGGCGTCACCGACTTCGGGCACGTCCGCGACGGTGACCTGGCGATCATCTCCACCCCGCTGGACATGGTCGGGGTCAACTACTACAGCCGGCACGTGGTCGCCGCGCCGGTCGAGGGCACGGAGCCGGAGCCCTACTGGCGGGCGTCGTCCTGCTGGCCGGGCAGCGAGGCTGTCCGGTTCGTCACCCGGGGTGTGCCGGTCACCGACATGGACTGGGAGATCGACGCCCCGGGCCTGGTGGAGACGCTGGAGCGGGTCCACCGGGAATACACCGACCTGCCGCTCTACGTCACCGAGAACGGCTCGGCGTTCGTCGACACGCTCGTCGACGGGCGGGTCGACGACCCGGACCGGCTGGCCTACTTCGCCTCGCACCTGCGCGCGTCGCACGCCGCGATCGAGGCCGGGGTGCCGCTGAAGGGTTACTTCGCCTGGTCGCTCATGGACAATTTCGAGTGGGCCTGGGGCTACACGAAGCGGTTCGGCATGGTCTATGTCGACTACGACAGCCAGGCCCGGATCGCGAAGTCGAGCGCCAGGTGGTACGCCGATGTGATCCGACGAAACGGCCTGGCCGCACAATAA
- a CDS encoding GNAT family N-acetyltransferase, whose protein sequence is MPEQLTDRHTVTMPRVMVRHVVEADRPRFVELFCDETFMTFSDGVLSLSEAHERFDRMLARCAEVSFAKQAIVELSSGVVVGYTGVDWIDLEGHRWLEWGYRLVRAARGKGYATEATEALLVKAAGEYSGDLLAIIHPGNQPSQNVSRKLGFRWWKTAEVNGGLRNIYRMRLPAAGS, encoded by the coding sequence GTGCCGGAGCAGCTAACAGATCGTCATACCGTGACGATGCCGCGGGTCATGGTTCGTCACGTCGTTGAGGCGGACCGGCCACGTTTCGTCGAGCTCTTCTGCGACGAGACCTTCATGACTTTCTCCGACGGTGTCCTGTCACTCAGCGAAGCCCATGAGCGGTTCGACCGGATGCTCGCGCGATGCGCGGAAGTCTCGTTCGCTAAGCAGGCGATCGTTGAACTGTCGTCCGGGGTTGTCGTCGGCTACACAGGAGTTGACTGGATCGATTTAGAGGGTCACCGATGGCTGGAGTGGGGCTACCGACTCGTTCGAGCGGCTCGCGGCAAGGGCTACGCCACTGAGGCAACTGAAGCGCTCCTGGTCAAAGCTGCCGGGGAGTACAGCGGCGACTTACTCGCGATCATCCACCCGGGCAACCAGCCATCACAGAACGTCAGTCGAAAGCTGGGGTTCCGGTGGTGGAAAACGGCCGAAGTGAACGGGGGGCTACGCAACATCTACAGAATGCGATTGCCGGCCGCAGGAAGCTAG
- a CDS encoding sugar ABC transporter permease produces the protein MSLDLHATAPPEPGPSRATRPAHRRATSTTRLDLKYSPYLYVLPFFVIFAVFSAYPIAYTVWIALTDRSPLNPTISFVGLDNFVELITNDPQFWNAVVNTFGIFVLSTVPQLMLALILANALNRRLRAQTFFRMAIAMPIITSTAVVALIFSMIYAKEFGLVNWLLDSVGLDPIDWRANRFASWFAISTMVDWRWVGYNALIYLAAMQSISKDMYEAAALDGASRRRQFWSITVPQLRPTIIFTLIISTIGGLQLFTEPLMFTSGAGALSGGSEGQFQTITMYLLDVMNQRFRWGYAGAVALVLFVLIALVSLVNYLLARRISSDK, from the coding sequence ATGAGCCTCGACCTGCACGCCACGGCGCCGCCCGAGCCCGGCCCGTCGCGCGCCACCCGCCCCGCGCACCGTCGCGCCACATCGACAACCAGGCTGGACCTGAAGTACTCGCCGTACCTGTACGTCCTGCCGTTCTTCGTGATCTTCGCGGTGTTCAGCGCCTATCCGATCGCGTACACGGTCTGGATCGCGCTCACCGACCGGTCGCCGCTGAACCCGACGATCTCCTTCGTCGGGCTGGACAACTTCGTCGAACTGATCACCAACGATCCGCAGTTCTGGAACGCGGTGGTGAACACGTTCGGCATCTTCGTGCTCTCCACCGTGCCGCAGTTGATGCTGGCGCTGATTCTTGCGAACGCGCTCAACCGGAGGCTGCGCGCGCAGACCTTCTTCCGGATGGCCATCGCCATGCCGATCATCACCTCGACCGCGGTGGTCGCGTTGATCTTCTCGATGATCTACGCGAAGGAATTCGGCCTGGTCAACTGGCTGCTGGACAGCGTCGGCCTGGATCCGATCGACTGGCGGGCGAACCGCTTCGCCTCATGGTTCGCCATCTCCACCATGGTCGACTGGCGCTGGGTCGGCTACAACGCGCTGATCTACCTGGCCGCCATGCAGTCGATCAGCAAGGACATGTACGAGGCCGCGGCGCTGGACGGGGCCTCCCGGCGACGTCAGTTCTGGTCGATCACCGTCCCGCAGCTGCGTCCCACGATCATCTTCACGCTGATCATCTCGACGATCGGCGGGCTTCAGCTCTTCACCGAGCCGCTGATGTTCACCAGCGGCGCCGGCGCCCTCTCGGGCGGCTCCGAGGGGCAGTTCCAGACCATCACGATGTACCTGCTCGACGTGATGAACCAGCGCTTCCGGTGGGGTTACGCCGGGGCGGTCGCGCTCGTGCTCTTCGTGCTCATCGCGCTGGTGTCGCTGGTCAACTACCTGTTGGCCCGACGCATCAGCTCCGACAAGTGA
- a CDS encoding acyl-CoA dehydrogenase family protein: MEFAYDDRTLELRQRLEAFLTECVYPAEPVHHEQVTAAGDAWARPPVLAELAAEARARGLWNLFLPDARYGAGLTNLQYAPLAELTGRSPHLAPEALNCAAPDTGNMELLAEFGSDAQRARWLAPLLAGEIRSAFCMTEPEVASSDATNIATRIARDGDHYVVTGRKWWSSGAMDPRCEILIVMGKTDPDAERHRQQSMILVPRDTPGVTVRRGMTVFGYSDAPHGGHAEIDFADVRVPVENLVGAEGTGFAIAQARLGPGRIHHCMRLVGMAERALELLCRRALDRVAFGRPLAEQGVVREWIAESRVRIEQARLLVLKTAWLMDTVGNKGAHTEIQAIKIATPAMAEWVIDKAIQAYGGAGVSQDTPLAALWAQARTLRLADGPDEVHRASLARRELRRWS, translated from the coding sequence ATGGAGTTCGCGTACGACGACCGGACGCTCGAGCTGCGGCAACGGCTGGAGGCGTTCCTCACCGAGTGCGTCTACCCGGCCGAGCCGGTGCACCACGAACAGGTGACCGCGGCCGGCGACGCGTGGGCCCGCCCACCGGTGCTGGCCGAGCTGGCCGCCGAGGCCCGGGCCCGCGGGCTGTGGAACCTGTTCCTGCCGGACGCGCGCTACGGCGCCGGCCTGACCAACCTCCAGTACGCGCCGCTGGCCGAGCTGACCGGCCGCAGCCCGCACCTGGCCCCGGAGGCGCTCAACTGCGCCGCGCCGGACACCGGCAACATGGAACTGCTCGCCGAGTTCGGCTCCGACGCGCAACGGGCGCGCTGGCTGGCGCCGCTGCTGGCCGGGGAGATCCGCTCCGCGTTCTGCATGACCGAACCGGAGGTCGCCTCCTCCGACGCGACGAACATCGCCACCCGGATCGCCCGCGACGGCGACCACTACGTCGTCACCGGCCGCAAGTGGTGGTCGTCCGGGGCGATGGACCCGCGCTGCGAGATCCTCATCGTGATGGGCAAGACCGACCCGGACGCCGAGCGGCACCGCCAGCAGAGCATGATCCTGGTCCCCCGGGATACACCGGGCGTGACGGTACGGCGCGGAATGACCGTCTTCGGCTACTCCGACGCGCCGCACGGCGGGCATGCCGAGATCGACTTCGCCGACGTCCGGGTGCCGGTGGAGAACCTGGTCGGCGCCGAGGGCACCGGCTTCGCCATCGCCCAGGCCCGACTCGGGCCGGGCCGCATCCACCACTGCATGCGGCTGGTCGGCATGGCCGAGCGGGCCCTGGAACTGCTCTGCCGGCGCGCCCTCGACCGGGTCGCGTTCGGCCGCCCGCTCGCCGAGCAGGGCGTGGTGCGGGAGTGGATCGCCGAGTCCCGGGTCCGGATCGAGCAGGCCCGACTGCTGGTGCTGAAGACCGCCTGGCTGATGGACACCGTCGGCAACAAGGGCGCGCACACCGAGATCCAGGCCATCAAGATCGCCACCCCGGCGATGGCCGAGTGGGTGATCGACAAGGCGATCCAGGCGTACGGCGGGGCCGGCGTCAGCCAGGACACCCCGCTCGCCGCGCTCTGGGCCCAGGCCCGCACGCTGCGCCTGGCCGACGGCCCGGACGAGGTGCACCGCGCCTCCCTGGCCCGGCGCGAACTGCGCCGCTGGTCCTGA
- a CDS encoding DUF397 domain-containing protein: protein MDMTGASWRKSTRSGSNGGNCVEVADNLSGVVGVRDSKDPTGPALVFVPESWRAFVAQVAARG from the coding sequence ATGGACATGACCGGCGCGTCGTGGCGCAAGAGCACCCGCAGCGGCAGCAACGGCGGCAACTGCGTGGAGGTCGCCGACAATCTCTCCGGCGTCGTCGGCGTGCGGGACAGCAAGGACCCGACCGGCCCGGCGCTGGTCTTCGTGCCGGAGTCTTGGCGGGCGTTCGTTGCCCAGGTTGCCGCGCGCGGCTGA
- a CDS encoding helix-turn-helix transcriptional regulator, with product MSQEDFGKLINYSGTHVGNVESGTRPLKADYVAAVDQALNTNGLYSRLMERLGAPIWLREWIDEEQRATALRWYEPAWMPGLLQTPEFARATLADELLSADVVDRLVTARLARQTLLQRDPPPLVTVVLDGTVIRRVGDGQESMIAAQLAYLAECAELPHVQVHIVPESVGIYTGLTGPFVLASQPGGGWVACVDGQLTAQVTDRPEDIATLESDGTASAAWRSRAATP from the coding sequence ATGAGTCAAGAGGACTTCGGGAAGCTCATCAACTATTCGGGCACGCACGTAGGCAACGTCGAGAGCGGCACTCGCCCGCTGAAGGCTGACTATGTTGCTGCCGTCGACCAGGCGCTCAACACGAACGGGCTGTACTCACGTTTGATGGAGCGGCTCGGCGCCCCGATCTGGCTTCGCGAGTGGATCGATGAAGAGCAACGCGCTACGGCCCTTCGTTGGTATGAGCCAGCATGGATGCCCGGTCTGTTGCAGACGCCCGAGTTCGCGCGGGCAACGCTTGCCGATGAGCTGTTGAGCGCGGATGTGGTCGACCGGCTCGTTACGGCCAGGCTCGCGCGACAGACGCTGTTGCAGAGGGACCCGCCGCCGTTGGTGACGGTGGTCCTTGATGGGACGGTAATTCGGCGCGTGGGTGACGGGCAGGAAAGTATGATCGCGGCGCAGCTCGCGTACCTCGCCGAGTGTGCCGAGTTGCCGCATGTGCAGGTGCACATCGTTCCGGAGAGCGTGGGAATCTACACGGGCCTGACGGGGCCCTTCGTGCTCGCTAGCCAGCCCGGCGGGGGCTGGGTCGCATGCGTGGACGGGCAGCTCACCGCGCAGGTAACTGACCGGCCCGAGGACATTGCTACGCTCGAAAGCGATGGGACCGCATCTGCAGCGTGGCGCTCCCGCGCCGCGACTCCCTAG
- a CDS encoding phosphotransferase family protein, which yields MTDPAVDAARPPTGPTPPGLDLDRLAAHLAAHRPDLTGPLSARLIAGGKSNLTYLLRAGNREVVLRRPPLGHVLATAHDMAREHLVISALAPTGVPVPEPLLLCPDDSVIGAPFYLMAKVDGEVYRRREQTDALTAGQRRDLAMAMMDTLATLHRVDPAEVGLADFGRPEGYLARQVRRWAGQLDRSRSRPLPGVDELRDALAGSVPEGANAGRIVHGDYRLDNLLATVDPVTVRAVLDWEMATLGDPLADLGLLLTYWDVLGDSDHAEGNPVADGLGPRAGFPTGAELIDRYAGRSDVDVGPLHWHVALGCFKLAVICEGIHYRHTLGQTLGEGFDRIGEMVAPLVAHGLHAVREK from the coding sequence ATGACCGATCCGGCCGTCGACGCCGCCCGACCCCCGACCGGTCCGACGCCACCCGGGCTCGACCTCGACCGGCTCGCCGCCCACCTGGCCGCGCACCGGCCGGACCTGACCGGGCCGCTGTCCGCGCGGCTGATCGCCGGAGGCAAGTCCAACCTGACCTACCTGCTGCGGGCCGGCAACCGCGAGGTGGTGCTGCGCCGGCCACCGCTCGGGCACGTGCTGGCCACCGCGCACGACATGGCCCGGGAACACCTGGTGATCTCGGCACTGGCCCCGACCGGGGTGCCGGTCCCCGAGCCGCTCCTGCTCTGCCCGGACGACAGCGTGATCGGCGCGCCGTTCTACCTGATGGCCAAGGTCGACGGCGAGGTCTACCGGCGCCGCGAGCAGACCGACGCGCTCACCGCCGGGCAGCGGCGTGACCTGGCCATGGCGATGATGGACACGCTCGCCACGCTGCACCGGGTGGATCCGGCCGAGGTCGGGCTCGCCGACTTCGGCCGGCCGGAGGGCTACCTGGCCCGGCAGGTCCGCCGCTGGGCCGGTCAGCTCGACCGCTCCCGCAGCCGCCCGCTGCCCGGCGTCGACGAGCTGCGCGACGCGCTTGCCGGCAGCGTGCCGGAGGGCGCGAACGCCGGCCGGATCGTGCACGGCGACTACCGGCTGGACAATCTGCTCGCCACCGTCGACCCGGTGACGGTACGGGCCGTGCTCGACTGGGAGATGGCCACGCTCGGTGACCCGCTCGCCGACCTCGGCCTGCTGCTCACCTACTGGGACGTGCTCGGCGACAGCGACCACGCCGAGGGCAACCCGGTCGCCGACGGCCTCGGTCCCCGGGCCGGCTTCCCCACCGGGGCCGAGCTGATCGACCGCTACGCCGGTCGCAGCGACGTCGACGTCGGCCCGCTGCACTGGCACGTGGCGCTCGGCTGCTTCAAGCTGGCGGTGATCTGCGAGGGCATCCACTACCGCCACACCCTCGGCCAGACGCTCGGCGAGGGCTTCGACCGGATCGGCGAGATGGTGGCGCCGCTCGTCGCGCACGGTCTGCACGCGGTCAGGGAGAAGTAG
- a CDS encoding GNAT family N-acetyltransferase, whose amino-acid sequence MALWRIRATVDDRPGYLSVLTASLALRGVNILTVQVHTTEVGAVDDFLVDAPDSLTEADLRAAVERGRGRDCWVARSEARGLADEPTRALGLAGRLVRDPEAAGATLRTLLGADAVTWRPIPASAPGGVGGTTMLLTDPAGGAYELRRREPTFTPAEYARAQALVELAATVGRRDTDRVVLVLPDGAEVSVRTASVDDVPAVRELHAGCSERSRQRRYLSGAADPSPARLRRLLEPARGLTLLATAGSGGAAEPVVAMANLVGEGDEAEAALLVRDDWQRRGLGSALLRRLVGHADRAGYAAVLLHVQAENTPMLRTLRRLDRPAALERDGGVLTAAVPLAPAERVGVPAAREPRAVRPAWTGRDTAAGLPAQRPG is encoded by the coding sequence ATGGCGCTGTGGCGGATCCGAGCCACCGTGGACGACCGGCCGGGCTACCTGTCGGTGCTCACGGCGAGCCTCGCGTTGCGCGGGGTCAACATCCTCACCGTGCAGGTGCACACCACCGAGGTCGGTGCGGTCGACGACTTCCTGGTCGACGCACCGGATTCGCTGACCGAGGCGGACCTGCGGGCCGCGGTGGAGCGGGGCCGGGGGCGGGACTGCTGGGTGGCGCGCAGTGAGGCGCGCGGGCTGGCCGACGAGCCGACCCGGGCGCTCGGGCTGGCCGGTCGGCTGGTGCGTGACCCGGAGGCGGCCGGCGCGACGCTGCGTACGCTGCTCGGCGCCGACGCGGTGACCTGGCGTCCGATTCCGGCGTCGGCACCCGGTGGCGTGGGCGGCACCACGATGCTGCTCACCGACCCGGCGGGCGGCGCCTACGAGCTGCGCCGCCGGGAGCCGACCTTCACCCCGGCCGAGTACGCCCGGGCGCAGGCCCTGGTCGAGCTGGCGGCGACGGTGGGCCGGCGGGACACCGACCGGGTCGTCCTGGTGCTTCCCGACGGCGCCGAGGTGTCGGTGCGCACGGCCAGCGTCGACGACGTCCCGGCCGTACGCGAGCTGCATGCCGGCTGCTCCGAGCGGAGCCGGCAGCGGCGTTACCTGAGCGGGGCGGCGGACCCGTCGCCGGCCCGGCTGCGCCGGCTGCTGGAGCCGGCCCGGGGGTTGACCCTGCTCGCCACGGCGGGCTCCGGCGGGGCGGCGGAGCCGGTCGTGGCGATGGCCAACCTGGTCGGCGAGGGGGACGAGGCGGAGGCGGCGCTGCTGGTCCGGGACGACTGGCAGCGTCGGGGCCTCGGTTCGGCGCTGTTGCGCCGCCTGGTCGGGCACGCCGACCGGGCCGGTTACGCCGCGGTGCTGCTGCACGTGCAGGCCGAGAACACGCCGATGCTGCGCACGCTGCGCCGGCTGGACCGGCCGGCGGCCCTGGAACGCGACGGTGGTGTGCTGACCGCGGCCGTGCCGCTGGCTCCCGCCGAACGGGTGGGCGTGCCGGCCGCCCGAGAGCCGAGGGCCGTCCGACCGGCGTGGACCGGCCGGGACACCGCGGCGGGCCTGCCGGCGCAGCGGCCGGGTTGA